A genomic segment from Xiphophorus maculatus strain JP 163 A chromosome 6, X_maculatus-5.0-male, whole genome shotgun sequence encodes:
- the tmem68 gene encoding transmembrane protein 68 isoform X2 — translation MMYIDPKPQQVKHVATVRFPPHCLDALLIWSSASGSHAPQDGRQWKPVLPTRITRHPVLLEGSHSTQRESVQPMSQRRTGLTIVPWQTLVTTPIQWHEEVCLFHVWEEWAGLEQLEDYLSFLEYLLWVFTPLAVVFLVPFLIVILLYLSILFLHVYKRKNQLKEAYSNNLWDGARKTLATLWDGHGAIWHGYEIHGMEKIPNRGPALIVYYHGAIPIDYYYFLARVIIQKGRTCHSVADHFLFKIPGFKLLLEVFSVIHGPQEECVRALRNGHLLGISPGGVREAMFSDETYRLFWGKRKGFAQVAIDSQVPIIPMFTQNLREGFRSLGTLRLFRWLYERFRLPVAPIYGGFPVKFQTFLGDPIPYDPNINAAELAERVQQAVQSLIDKHQQIPGSILRALLERFYTKRKDYQHQN, via the exons atgatgtacatcgatccgaagccccaacaa GTAAAACATGTTGCCACAGTGAGATTTCCACCTCATTGCTTGGATGCTTTGCTGATCTGGTCATCAGCCTCTGGAAGTCACGCTCCACAGGATGGCAGACAGTGGAAACCAGTCTTGCCTACAAGGATCACAAGACACCCTGTCCTTCTTG AAGGAAGCCACAGTACCCAGAGAGAATCAGTGCAACCAATGTCTCAACGCAGAACAGGGCTAACTATTGTGCCATGGCAAACACTTGTGACAACACCAATACAGTGGCATGAAGAG gtgtgtttgtttcatgtGTGGGAAGAGTGGGCCGGCCTGGAGCAGCTCGAGGACTACCTGAGCTTTCTGGAATACCTCTTGTGGGTCTTCACCCCTCTCgctgttgttttccttgtgcCATTCCTCATTGTTATCCTCCTTTATCTCTCAATACTCTTCCTTCATGTCTATAAG AGGAAGAATCAGCTAAAGGAAGCTTATAGTAACAACTTGTGGGATGGAGCCAGAAAAACACTAGCTACCCTGTGGGATGGACATGGAGCCATATGGCATG GTTATGAGATCCATGGAATGGAGAAGATTCCCAACAGAGGACCAGCTCTAATAGTGTACTATCATGGAGCCATACCTATAGATTACTATTACTTCCTGGCCCGTGTTATCATTCAGAAAGGACGTACCTGCCATTCTGTAGCTGACCATTTCCTCTTCAAGATTCCTG GTTTCAAGTTGCTATTAGAGGTCTTCTCAGTGATCCACGGTCCTCAGGAAGAGTGTGTCCGGGCTCTGAGGAATGGCCACTTGCTTGGTATTTCTCCAGGAGGAGTGCGGGAGGCAATGTTTAGTGATGAGACCTACCGTCTTTTTTGGGGAAAACGCAAAGGCTTTGCACAAGTTGCCATTGACTCTCAAGTG cCAATAATTCCAATGTTTACTCAGAATCTACGAGAGGGTTTCAGATCTCTTGGGACACTAA gatTATTTCGGTGGTTATATGAAAGATTTCGTCTTCCTGTAGCTCCAATTTATGGGGGATTTCCTGTGAAATTTCAAACCTTCCTTGGTGATCCTATTCCATATGACCCAAACATCAATGCTGCTGAGCTAGCAGAAAGa
- the tmem68 gene encoding transmembrane protein 68 isoform X1: protein MMYIDPKPQQVKHVATVRFPPHCLDALLIWSSASGSHAPQDGRQWKPVLPTRITRHPVLLGIKGSHSTQRESVQPMSQRRTGLTIVPWQTLVTTPIQWHEEVCLFHVWEEWAGLEQLEDYLSFLEYLLWVFTPLAVVFLVPFLIVILLYLSILFLHVYKRKNQLKEAYSNNLWDGARKTLATLWDGHGAIWHGYEIHGMEKIPNRGPALIVYYHGAIPIDYYYFLARVIIQKGRTCHSVADHFLFKIPGFKLLLEVFSVIHGPQEECVRALRNGHLLGISPGGVREAMFSDETYRLFWGKRKGFAQVAIDSQVPIIPMFTQNLREGFRSLGTLRLFRWLYERFRLPVAPIYGGFPVKFQTFLGDPIPYDPNINAAELAERVQQAVQSLIDKHQQIPGSILRALLERFYTKRKDYQHQN from the exons atgatgtacatcgatccgaagccccaacaa GTAAAACATGTTGCCACAGTGAGATTTCCACCTCATTGCTTGGATGCTTTGCTGATCTGGTCATCAGCCTCTGGAAGTCACGCTCCACAGGATGGCAGACAGTGGAAACCAGTCTTGCCTACAAGGATCACAAGACACCCTGTCCTTCTTGGTATAA AAGGAAGCCACAGTACCCAGAGAGAATCAGTGCAACCAATGTCTCAACGCAGAACAGGGCTAACTATTGTGCCATGGCAAACACTTGTGACAACACCAATACAGTGGCATGAAGAG gtgtgtttgtttcatgtGTGGGAAGAGTGGGCCGGCCTGGAGCAGCTCGAGGACTACCTGAGCTTTCTGGAATACCTCTTGTGGGTCTTCACCCCTCTCgctgttgttttccttgtgcCATTCCTCATTGTTATCCTCCTTTATCTCTCAATACTCTTCCTTCATGTCTATAAG AGGAAGAATCAGCTAAAGGAAGCTTATAGTAACAACTTGTGGGATGGAGCCAGAAAAACACTAGCTACCCTGTGGGATGGACATGGAGCCATATGGCATG GTTATGAGATCCATGGAATGGAGAAGATTCCCAACAGAGGACCAGCTCTAATAGTGTACTATCATGGAGCCATACCTATAGATTACTATTACTTCCTGGCCCGTGTTATCATTCAGAAAGGACGTACCTGCCATTCTGTAGCTGACCATTTCCTCTTCAAGATTCCTG GTTTCAAGTTGCTATTAGAGGTCTTCTCAGTGATCCACGGTCCTCAGGAAGAGTGTGTCCGGGCTCTGAGGAATGGCCACTTGCTTGGTATTTCTCCAGGAGGAGTGCGGGAGGCAATGTTTAGTGATGAGACCTACCGTCTTTTTTGGGGAAAACGCAAAGGCTTTGCACAAGTTGCCATTGACTCTCAAGTG cCAATAATTCCAATGTTTACTCAGAATCTACGAGAGGGTTTCAGATCTCTTGGGACACTAA gatTATTTCGGTGGTTATATGAAAGATTTCGTCTTCCTGTAGCTCCAATTTATGGGGGATTTCCTGTGAAATTTCAAACCTTCCTTGGTGATCCTATTCCATATGACCCAAACATCAATGCTGCTGAGCTAGCAGAAAGa